The following DNA comes from Bos indicus isolate NIAB-ARS_2022 breed Sahiwal x Tharparkar chromosome 3, NIAB-ARS_B.indTharparkar_mat_pri_1.0, whole genome shotgun sequence.
atttaacttatatgcagagtacatcatgagaaatgctggactgggagaaacacaagctggaatcaagattgctgggagaaatatcaataacctcagatatgcagatgacaccacccttatggcagaaagtgaagaggaactcaaaagcctcttgatgaaagtgaaagtggagagtgaaaaagttggcttaaaactcaacattcagaaaacgaagatcatggcatctggtcccatcacttcgtgggaaatagatggggaaacagtggaaacagtgtcagactttatttttgggggctccaaaatcactgcagatggtgactgcagccatgaaattaaaaggcgcttactccttggaaggaaagttatgaccaacctagatagcatattcaaaagcagagacattactttgccaacaaaggtccatctagtcaaggctatggtttttccattggtcatgtatggatgtgagagttggactgtgaagaaggctgagtgccaaagaattgatgcttttgaactgtggtgttggagaagactcttgagagtcccttggactgcaaggagatccaaccagtccattctgaaggagatcagccgtgggatatctttggaaggaataatgctaaagctgaaactccaatactttggccacctgatgcgaagacttgactcattggaaaagactctgatgctgggagggattggaggcaggaggagaaggggacgacagaggatgagatggctggatggcatcactgactcgatggacatgagtctgagtgaactcgggaagttggtgatgacagggaggcctggcatgctgcgatcatgaggtcgcaaagagttgcacacaactgagctgaactgaacctggAGATATTAAAGGACAATTTGTGTAGtgttgttaggtagttagaataggaaaaaagagtccaaaatggcagtagctaaaagacaaagaaacgaAGAAGCCtgagaaaatggaacaaaagaaaatccgaGGACTGGCGTGAGAACCtgaggtgaaacaaacagccttCCTGGCTATCCCAGTTTACATATGGCAGGTTCATGGGGAGGagacaaaacatataaaaagaggagccaggaTTGATCCTCCCTTTTTGGGTTGGCCCCtcctcatgcctcaaggatgtacTATCCTtcgcttgccaaataaaactaaactgtaacagagctgtaacacttgTCCAttgtttcaaatctttgctgcaatgagacagaaccaaggaaattacacactcccctgacagtaTCACCCACTGGGAAAAAAGCCAAAATTGGGGATAGTTTTCTCCAATGCTACTCATGAATGAGATTTTGTCTTATCTTTTACCCCTAAAACATCTCTGTTGTCACCCACAGTGTTTGCCTCATGGACTATTTGGCTCTAGTTACTGGAAATATGTTCCTCTCCTGTGGCCCAAACATACGCAGAGGTCCACAACTATCCTTACTTCTGGGTCTGTGGCCTATCTCCAGTACCAAGGGGATTCTGTGAAAACTTCAGCCACTCATCTGCACCAAATGTATACAGTGGCTTGGGCTGGTGACCAAAAATCCCCTTGCTATGTGACTCCTGTTTATGGAACCTCTATGTTTAACTATAGTGACTCTAAATAGTATGTTTTTCCCCTGCTGTGAAGTAGATCAAATAATCTCCAGATTCCCAAGGTTTGTCAAATTTGGGATGGCTTAGGGTAGATGAGAGGTGCGTATGGAGTCTTGATGTCCATAGCCCCCATCTATATAGAAAGGAGCAATCATACCcaaacaagggcttccctagtggctcagatggcaaagagtctgcctacaatgcaggagacctgggttcaatctctggattaggaagatcacctggagaagagaatgggaacccactccagtattcttgcctggagaatcccatggacagaggagcctggtgggccatggaccatggggtcacaaagagttggacacaactgagtgactttcactttcaaactttcATACCCAAGCAAATCATAGACACATGGAGGTGGCGGGGGTGGGCAGTTTCCCTACTGTCTGTCAAGTAACTCACAAGATATTGCATTCTAAATGGACAGGAAAAGAAGAAGCTCCCTACAGAGCAGGTGCCTCTCTGGTTCACAAACAAGAGATCTGAATATGTGGAGTCTCTGTGGGCTTTTCCGCCCTATGAGTGGACAGGTTGATGCACCTTGAGATTTCTTTCCCTCTGGGCTGGTATAAAGTTCCCCATAACCTTCTTGCTATTAAGTTCAGGTGGTAGGCCTGTGGTAGTATGTCACGGTGGGAATGGCcaacatttattttccttccctAAAATGTAGGTATAAGTGCTAAACTAGAAATCCAGGAGTTAGCATACCTCACCTCCCCTCAGAAACACATCAAAATTACATCTacatgtggaacaattctcactgaaaactaactaAAAAAGCGCAGAAGGACTCCTGTACAACTAAGGCTGTAAGAAAGATACACATGTAATCAGGAGTTCAGGACCTGTGACCCTGGGAGGGGACTCAGAGTAAAAAGGGGTGTACATGGGTGGGACACCACCCACTCTGGGGAGTGAGAAGTTGAGAGCCACAAATCTGGAGCCCCAGTCCTGGGGTCCTACACTGGGGAGACAGGGTCCCTTTGTTGATTGGCAGACTGTTTGAATTAACAAGAGAGCTGTAGAAACCTGGACTCCACCATGAGGACCACAGGCATGCTGTCTTTCCTCTAAGGCAAGGTGGAGAGAGGTCTGCTTTAGTGGGTGCCAGGTTGCTTGCAACTACCTGTGGGCATGCCCCAACCCGAGTCGAGCAAATGCTCTTTCCCCACTCATTCCATGTCACACTGCAGCAAGTGATCTGGGGTGGCCATGACCAAAGAAATGATTCAAACCTTAGAATACAAAGGTGACCCAGGGCCTGGGTGGGGCAGCAGGTATTGGTGAAAGAACAGACAAATAGATATAGAGAGCCCAGAAGCAGGCCTGCGTAAatacagtcaactgatctttgacaaagaagcaaTACAATGCAAAAAAGATaactcaacaaatggtgctggaaaaattaGACATTCatataccaaaaacaaaaacacaaaaacgaacaaacaaaaataaacaaacagagacagagaacCCAAACCActcacaaaagttaactcaaaatagattatagATCTAAGAGTAAAATACAACACTACAAAAATCTTAGAAGATAATACGGGAGAAAACCTACATGACCTTGGTTATGATTATATCTTTTTAGAAATCACACCAAAAGTATgattcatgaaagaaataatggatAAGTTGGActtggctaaaattaaaaacttctattCTGCAAGAGACAGTATCTGGAGAAatagaagacaagccacagacttggagaaaatatttgcaaaagacacatatGATAAATGACTGTTAGctaaaaatctatatataaaagagagagacaaCCCTCTTAAAACTGAGCAATAAGATAACAactaacctgattaaaaaatgaaccAACAAacttaacagacacctcaccaaagaagatatagaaatgcaaaataaacatatgaaaatctacatcatatgtcatcaaggaaatgaaaattaaagtaatGAGCTACCAGTACACACTTATGAGGATGGTCAAAATCTGGAACACTGACGCTAaatactggtgaggatgtggagcgaCAGGAactttcatacattgctggtgggaatgagaAGTGGTACAGATGCTTCAGAAGACCATTTGGAGGTTTCTTACAAATTATGCATACTTTTACTAAATGATCCATCAACCACACTCTGGTATTTATGCAAAGAAGTataaaacttatgtccacaaaCAAAAATGCTGCTCATTAATGATTATGGAAGCTTTATTcttaattgccaaaacttggacactatcaagatgtccttcaataagTGAATGAGTAAGTAAGCTGtggtatatccagacaatggaatattaacacTAAAAAGAATGgagctatcaagtcatgaaaagacaaggaggaatcttaaatgcatattactaagtggaagaagccaatttgaaaagCTTATAAACAGTATGActtcaactatatgacattctgaaagaGGCAAAACTATTGAAAAATAACAAGATCAGTGGCTGTGAAggatgaggggaggaggaggagggaacacAGAGGGTTTTCAGGAGGGCAAAGCTATTCTGCATGATATTATAATGATGCATATATGTCATTATAAATTTTTTCAAACGCATAGAATGtgtaacaccaagagtgaaccctaatgtaaactatggacctTGGGTGATAATTATGTGTCAATGTAGGctcagcctttattttaaaaaagtaccaTTCTGGTGAGTGATGTGGATAATGGGGGAGACTATACATGTGTGGAAGTATATGGGATATCTCTGTACCTCCCTTTCAGATTTGTTGTAAACCTAAGACTGCTCTTggacaatggacatgagtttgagcaggctccaggagatgttgaaggacagagaggcctggcatcctgcagtccatggggttgcaaagaatcagacacaactgagcaactgaacaacaacaagactgctctttaaaaattgtttttttttttaatttatttattttaattggaggctaattaccttacaatattgtattggttttgccatacattgacctgaatctgccacgggtgtacatgcaTGCAAATAAAGCTGCTAACTAAGCCACTAATCTCATTAGGTAAGAATTAAATCTTTACCATTATTTATGGTTTCAACAACTTAAGTCACTATTGGAAATTTGTCTTTTGACCAAAAATGATCAGTAAAGAGCTTActtgttattatattatttttaaaatggatatacATATGTTTGTTAAATTCCATTTGCTAAATGTGTACTTAAATGCTATGTAACTTTTATTAAaccagagaaaagggaaaacatttttaaaatgcaaggaGAAATGTGAGTTTAAGATAACAAAATGTTCTGTCTTATTTCAACACAGTTTCAAATTCTCACCTTcttgaaaaaaattgattttgaTTACTTTGACTAGAATGCCAAAGTTGCTCTTTCCATATATGGAATCACCTAGGTGATTTTGCATCACTTTATGGTTTCTCAgagcttaaacacacacacacacacacacacaaattgtttttttttaaacaaagttattatcttcatatttaattttgaaatgatatatctattatttgctttaaaaagttcTAGCAAAAAATGCACAGAGGATTAGCTAAAATAATATTGCCAAAATGTTAACTGTTGAAGCTGGGTGATATGTACCCACAGATTCATTTTActattatttgcttttctcttatatCAGCCTAGAAATTCTATaataaaaggtttataaactggatctttaaaagaaagaagaataggGATCCAGAAAGTTAAGTGACTTTCCCAAAGCCACCCAATCCCAGTCTCTGGACTTTAATTCCTGTGCTATTTCTTTTACCCCACGCTAAGCAGGCATGGCAGGGCCACAGGTGGCTCCAAATGGTCATAATGGTATTGTCTGAGACACAAACTATGCCATTGTCAGACTGGCTCCCTGACCCCAGCACACCAAGGAAGGAATGCTGagttaaaatatatgtttgtggCGGGGAGGGGCATGAGAAATGGGGTTCTGGTGAGCTAGGTAAAAAGAATGTGTTGGGCTACTCAGGAATTCAAAAGAGATTTTCtatattaaataatttctgttttcagaaaaaaaaattggaaaatacatAAACTAATCTAGTATGACATGTTTGGGTCTTTCTTACATCTTACTAGGGCTGAAACAATGAGCCAGAGTGGGTAAAGGGTAAAAGAGAGAATGTATTAATAGACACCTTTGTACCAACCAGGCTGATTCTCATGCTCTCCTGTTTCTGACAGCCAAGCATTATTCTGAACTTAGAGGCTGTGGACCTTAGATTTTGAAGGTTTCATGAAAGAGAGACCCTTCCAGTGCCCAGGGACTGGGGCTGGGAAATTACATCTGGGCTGAGCTAAGGAGGATTTTGTACTCACAAATGACTGGATGGAGTCCCACGCTGCCTTGGTGCTGTTGTCTGAGTTGTATCGCTGGATGCTCTCGGTCAAACCCTCAGCCACGTATTCTTTCAACTGTATGGGGCACATTCCAGCAGAGGAGGCATTGTAAAAAGCAGGTGAGTTCAAGGAACAGGGAATTTCTAATGCAGGCTAATAAAATAGTTCCATTTGCTCATCCCTTCCAAACGATCTCTTCAGAACTAAGTCAGGGGAGGGAGCTTATATATAGGAAGAAATGCTGAGGATGGGATGGCAATGAAGGAAGAAACATACAGCATTTTCTTGACCTTCCAAAACCCTGGGTTTACAAAGGATGCAAAGGGGCAAACCAAACATGGGTTCTCCTAGGCACTTAGACACTTTAGACACTTAGACACTGAGGCACTGGAGACTTTACTTccagatagatggagaaaagtAAATAGGTAAATAAGGGGAAGATAAACTTGATTTTTACTGTTCTTCCCATTCATCCTTCAAAGCACCACTCAAATACAATCaccttcataattttttttctccctaattacaatctctttttccttcatcCTTCCACTTTGACTCTAGCTCTATCATAGGACTTACTTGTGCCAACttctcctccccacaccccctgTCCACTCTTAGCAATCCAACAATGAATTGTGTTTTTTATAACTTACCTTCTGTTCGTACACAAACAGCAGGATGGCCAAGGTCACCTCAGCAAGGAGGATAATCAGCAGCAGGACAAAGAACTGGGGCAAAGCAAAGAGATGCTCACAGCACTGAGCCCAGCTACTCCCCCACTCCCACTCTACCCTGGGAGCATAAAGGCAGATCTCTGTACATGGGCAGAAGTTCCCACCTACTCGAGCTTTCATAGGCTTTTTCATGTTTTGTGAGGAATATCTGTTCTTTTCCTACAACCAGACTTCAAGACTCTAGAGGGCAGATCAGCTGTCTTCcagcttctctctcttcttcccattGCATCTACTGAGTTCCAGGTGCATAGTGAATATGGATTACCATTTGTTGAATCAGTGAAGCAGTTTTGACATTAGCTAACTGAAACAGTTGAGCAAAAGACTAGTAAACTAaatcctgtgtcttctgcacatGGGGCCTGGTTCTTTCTGCAAGCAGAGGGCTATTTGGGGGTGGAGGAAGGTGATAATAGAGATTGAGAGGAGCCCTGTACAGACAGGGAGAAGAGGTGCTCCAGTCATGATCTTCACTCATATTCATCTCCAATTTTAGATGTTTGTGCTAATCACACTTAACAGCAaacacattttcactttttcattttctttcattgttttaccCCAACACAAACTTTGATTATTTAAAACCTTTTTCCCACGTCTATTATCTTCCATCTTTTGCTAATAGTCTGGGAACTATCTGAGAACAAGGACTTTCTTATTCTATCTTTTGGCTTCAGTTTAACACATAAAGGAAAGAAGATTAACCACATGacttgaggaagaagaaaagtgatTGGGAACCTGTATTTATGGATAGAGTGGTGCTTTATTATCGAGCTCTGTGTGGGCACACCAGAGAAATGAGAAACTCTTCTTTCATAGAGCTTATAGGCAAAGCCTAAGTCTAAAGGTGCTCCTGAGGCTAGTTAGCCAACAGGGAGAAAGTGAAAAGCTCTAGTATCTCTCACGTTAGACCCCAATGGCCTCAGCCTAGGCTCTCACCCAGCTGGGCCACTCACACTGTGGTGTAGCTAGTATAGATCTGAGACACATACatatcctctgccatcttaggaggGTCACAATACTCAGAAGAATCTAGAGACTAGATTTTCCACCAGTGAGTGACTCTGAGTCAGATCCTGGGAATATACACTAATGTGAGGAAGATTTAGGTAGATGGATGATGCTTGATTTCAAccatatataaagaataaataaaaagctatGAATGCAAATTATACTGATAAGGGTCATCATTAACAGTGTAAAATGGATACTAAGGAGGACAGTGATATCTTCTCTTATTTATCCCTCTCAGAAACAAAATACTATGGGCCTAGACACACTGGACTGAGCTGAGGAGCCAACTTCATGTTCCAACAATTTCTTTGCACTAATAGATGAGCTACCAGAAAACGTCTTGCCTGTGGTTTAAGACATCATGCCCACCTCCCCCACTTAGGCGCATCAGCTGTGAGAGTCACTCACCGACATAAGCAGGCACTTATTCTCCTTGATGGATCCCATGCAGCCCAGGAAGGCAACCACCATGATGACGGAACCCACAATGACAAGCACATTGCCCAGCGTGAGAGAAGGGAGGTTATGGAAGAGTACTCCAAACTTGCTGTGGATCAGGAGGTAGATCCCAAGGCCCAAAATGCAGCAgccacagaactgaaaagaaGAATCACATAACATTCTGAAATGCAAGGTGGTTCTTAAATATCTCCTCATACCCCCTTACTTGACATTAGAATCATTTTTCCCCATTGGCCCTAGCCAACAAACTCTTCACCCAGATTTCTCCAAGTGCCTAAAAAATAGGTATCATCTCCTGTGATGTCCCACGCATACCTCATCCTATTCATATCAGATATCAAAAAGGTCATTCCTATGGATAACACAGTATTTTCATGATTCAGATTCCTACTTCTTTTTCTAGATCTTCATGATTCAGATACCTACTCCTTACTGGCTCAACTGCTTATATGTGGTCTTCCCTTTGTAAAGGGAATACACTGGTTGAGAAGTTCATCTTTCTTGGCAGAAGATTAGAGAAGCCAAACTTTTAAGAATCTTCTCATAGAAACATGAGTAACAACTCAACCTATGTCTGAAATTCAATTGCTAAATTTGATACAGTTAAAGTGTTagcctctcagtcctgtccagctttttgtgaccccatggattatacactGCTCCCCCCGacctcccccaggctcctctatctatccacagaattctccagacaagaatactggagtgggttgtcattcccttctccagaggatcttcacggcacaaggattgaaccctggtctcctgcattgcaggcagattctttactgtctgcatcaccagggaagccttaatatAGTGAAACCTCCCCAGAAAAGGGGACTTCCTTTTTGATCAGCTATTTTTTCCAAGGATTCAGGGTTGGGGTCTGGGGAGCAAGAAAAAAAGGGGCATTCAATACAGGGAGTGTAGAATCTTAGGTTTCTCACCCATAGATGTCAGCAGTGAGCAAAATAGCCTAAAGCTCCCAGAGAAACAGCCTCACCAATCACACTGGTGTCTTtcatttttgcaggcttttcttACAGCAGGATGGGAATAGGGGAGAAAATTATCATTCCCTTCTTCTTAGGCTGGGTGTACTGCACATGACCTTTGCATGCATGAATTGCACTCCATATCAGGCTcttcaggagaggagagagaagtagAGTGTAGCTAGGAAGAGGTGAGCTTAATCATGCTCAGAAAAGACACACTTACCCAAAAGATCAAATTGAAGAAAAACAGGACAAACTTCAGCAATTTCAAGCTACTCATGCCCATGCTTGAGATATTCTTGCCCTAAAAagtagaaggaagaagagaggatgTGAGTAACCTGACTCTGCAAAGTGGCACCAGAGATCAGAGGACACAAATGTTCAGGGTTCAAGGGTCTCCAGCATCACTGTGAGTTTTAGCTGTGAATCTTCTCTGGAAAGTTTCCCCAAACTTCTTGCTCTTTTAGTCTCTGAATCGAGGTACCAATTAGCTCATCTTGGACATTCACTTTTGCTTCAGTTCAGCAAGCCAGAGTgcttaacatttaattaagcccTCTAGAAGCACATAGTAAAGCCATTCTTAGAGGAGGGTGAATTACAGTGACACAAAGCAGGCATCTGGGGGATAAGGGATAATCTGGTCAATCATCTGGGGAGGTCAGTGACTTGATCCACCAGTTTCTTAAATACCCCGAGATGCATATACACTCTACATTTGGTCTACGAACTTCTCTACATGAAAGTGGAGGGAGCATACCTATGCCTCAGTCATTCTTTTACCAAAGAAACATATATGATGTTTTCTGTTCTAGGTGCTGTGGGAGATATAACCATTACTAAGCAATAACTATCTTCCAGAGAATGTCAGTCTTACAGCAGAGATAAAACTGACCAACAAATAtccaatgaagaaatgaaaagagattagCAATGAgagcttgaatttttaaaaaatagaatttcattTTTCAGTAGAGGACATCAATATTCAAAGTCTGGTCCTCAATTCTAGAGATCCAGATacacaatttttaattttctttcagaattaatGAGGTTATATAGAAGgactcatattttaaaactgcaCATAAGACTGATATATAAAGCAGAATGtcaatttgttgtttttctcccaATATAACTATGCCTTTTCTAGTTCATGGATTGCTTTTATAATCCATTATACTGTCCTTGCAGTATCAAGATGCCCAGAAATGAGATGATCTTAAGGGATAGTTCATTTAGGGTATAAATAAGCCTAAGGGTTTTATATTACCTGGTCTCacattcagggcttcccttggggctcagctggtaaagaatcagcctgcaatgcaggatacctgggtttgatccctaggtcaggaagatcccctggagaagggaaaggctacccactccagtattctggcctggagagtttcatggactacagtccatggggtcgcaaagagttggacaagactgagcaactttcactttttttcttatattcaggcctttaatctattttgcgcttatttttgtgtgtggtgttagggagtacggagattcctttaaaaactaaaatagaactgtcatataacccagcaatcccgctactggcatatacccagaaaaaatcataattccaaaagacacatgcaccccaatgttcactgctgTAGTATTACAATAGTCAGAATATggtagcaacctaaatgtccatcaacagaggaatgaataaaaaagttgtagtacatatacacaacagaatattactcagccacaaaaaagaataaaaccaggTCACttgtagagacgtggatggacctagagactgtcaaacagaatgaagtaagtcagaaaaacaaatatcgtatattaatgcatatatgtggaatctagaaaaatggtatagatgatcttatttgcaaagcagaaacagagacacagatgtaggggGCAAACATATGGGGACCAAGAGGggaaaggtgagggtgggatgaattgggagattgggactgacatatgaacactatttttttgcttttttaaaatttatttttaatatgtatacactattaatactatgtataaaatagacaactaatgagagCCTACTGTATACCTTGGATAACTCTACTCAGAGccttgtggtgacctaaatgggaaggaaatccaaaaaagagaagctatatatatatatatatacaggtataGCTCATTCatcttgctgtacagtagaaactaatacaacattttaaagtaactatattacaataaaaattaattttaaagaagtgTGATGATTTACTACACAAACTTTGAAGTCACATTTGATTTCAACTCTCACATATACCACCAAACAAGTATGTGAGATTTGGAAACTTGCTTAACATTTCTAGTCACAATTTATTCctatgtaaaatgggataatacttATACCTCACAGGGTAGAAGTGAATATTAAATCATCTTATCACAGAGACTGATATACAACCAGTACTCGGTAAATGGAATCCATGCTTattaacatgaatttgagtgtTTTCCAGGCCTCATAATCAAGGGTTAGCTGCCCAAAAGGACTACACTCATTTGAATGTGTCCACTGAAATGTTACCTCCTTTATCAATACAGCTGAAAATCTTTGAATTTCCATAGCATTTAGTGCTGTTCTTTGGGATTTGATAGCCACACACTGGAAACAACCTGTGCTATTGTGACTTATAAGAAACATATTATGATGactaaaatatatttctcagaAACATTTGATCTTCATCCATAGTTCCTGGCTCACAGCTCCCAAAACTCTTGGGAATACACTGAGCAATAAGAACAATCAGAACATTTTTTGATATATAGTATTTGGTCTCTCATCCTCAACTCCTGAAAATAATTCAGAACCATAAAGGTATCTTGTTATTCATAACAAGCCCTTACCACCACAACTGGGTTAATGCTAATGAAGGtgacttattttttattgacatatagttaatttacaacattgtTTTAGTTTTAcatgtacagcaaactgattcagttatgatatatatatttttttcagtttcttttccattattataagatattgagtagagtttcctatgCTAATAGTAAGTTCTTGTTGTTTACctattctatatatagtagtgtatatatgttaatcccaaactactaattatctctctcctttccctgactgtatcatattaagtgaagtaagtaagacaaagacaaataacataGATATCACTCTtacatgaaatattaaaaaaatgacataaactAACTTATTTACAAAGGAGAACAGATTcatagacagagaaaacaaactttccaaaggatgttcaaactaccacacaattgcacgcatctcacatgctagcaaagtaatgctcaaaattctccaagccaggcttcaacagtatgtgaactgtgaacttccagatgttcaggctggatttagaaaaggcagaggaaccagagagcaaattgctaacatctgttgaatcattgaaaaagcaagagagctccagaaaaaacatctacttttgctttattgacttcaccaaagcctttggctgtatggatcacaacaaactgtggaaaattctgaaagagataagaataccagaccaccttacctgcctcctgagaaatctatatgcaggtcaaaaagcaacagttagaactggacatggaacaagagactggttccaaatagggaaaggagtacatcaaggctgtatattgtcaccctgcttatttaacttatatgcagagtatatcatgcaaaatgccaggctgaatgaaacacaagctggaatcaagattgctgggagaaatatcaataacctcagatatgcagatgacactgtccatatggcagaaagcaaaaaagaactaaagagcctattgatgaaagtgaaggaggagagtgaaaaaagttggcttaaagctcaacattcag
Coding sequences within:
- the CD53 gene encoding leukocyte surface antigen CD53 isoform X2: MGMSSLKLLKFVLFFFNLIFWFCGCCILGLGIYLLIHSKFGVLFHNLPSLTLGNVLVIVGSVIMVVAFLGCMGSIKENKCLLMSLKEYVAEGLTESIQRYNSDNSTKAAWDSIQSFLQCCGVNGTSDWTSGPPASCPKGSAVKGCYIQAKQWFHSNFLYIGITTICVCVIQVLGMSFALTLNCQIDKTSQVLGL
- the CD53 gene encoding leukocyte surface antigen CD53 isoform X1, giving the protein MGMSSLKLLKFVLFFFNLIFWFCGCCILGLGIYLLIHSKFGVLFHNLPSLTLGNVLVIVGSVIMVVAFLGCMGSIKENKCLLMSFFVLLLIILLAEVTLAILLFVYEQKLKEYVAEGLTESIQRYNSDNSTKAAWDSIQSFLQCCGVNGTSDWTSGPPASCPKGSAVKGCYIQAKQWFHSNFLYIGITTICVCVIQVLGMSFALTLNCQIDKTSQVLGL
- the CD53 gene encoding leukocyte surface antigen CD53 isoform X3, with the protein product MGMSSLKLLKFVLFFFNLIFWFCGCCILGLGIYLLIHSKFGVLFHNLPSLTLGNVLVIVGSVIMVVAFLGCMGSIKENKCLLMSFFVLLLIILLAEVTLAILLFVYEQKLKEYVAEGLTESIQRYNSDNSTKAAWDSIQSFLQCCGVNGTSDWTSGPPASCPKGSAVKVLGMSFALTLNCQIDKTSQVLGL